A window of Podospora bellae-mahoneyi strain CBS 112042 chromosome 1 map unlocalized CBS112042p_1.3, whole genome shotgun sequence genomic DNA:
AGTTCATCACCGGCGAGTGCACCAGCGACGCTGACTGCGCCTCCGGCTGCTGCGCTCTGGTCAACGACGGTGTCCGTCCCGCTTTTGGCAGCTGCTCTGGTGTGGGTGCCAACACTCAGAATGGCAAGCAGGGCTGCGGCTTCCCACAAGGCGGTGGCCAGCTCTAAGCGCCCACTTTTACCAACACTCTTTTTTCGACACTCATTTTTGATGACTCAAACTACTAGCGTTTCTCTCGTTTAGCATGGTGTTTGGGCTATGATACCTATATGGGACACTCTTTTACGGCCTGTCTTTCACTCTTTCATGATCACGGCACTTTGGCGCACTCTCATTCTACACAGGGAATATTTGCATGGAATCGGTTTATATACTGGGTTGGGTCTCGCATGTCTGGGCTTGGATTGGATGAATGGCCGTCAATGTTTGGGATATGCTATAGACTTGAGAAGATTGGTGATAATAGTGCTTAATGCAAGATGCTGTCGAATATCTTGCCTTCCCTTGCATTGTCTTGACCTCATCTTGGGAGGTCAACGCAACTACGGTACTTCGAAGTCCACATTCCGCAACCATACTTTCTAAGTACTGGACAGTTCTGAATGGCCTGTACTGGGAATATCGTCCAGTGAAGACATGAAAATCTCGCAAGCAAGTATGGAGCACCTCTCTAACCATAGACACACATTATGAAGAGGTCGTGAGTGCACGAGGCTCTGAATAACGAACTTTGCATGCTTGATTATAAACGGTGTATTAACTTTGGCCAAAACCGCACTACACTTCAATGACTTCTTCTCTTTGCATCCAATGCCATCCACCATTGACGTATCCATAAGTACCTATCTTTGACAATCTTGGTCAACAAAAGCCACCGCCCTGGACCTCCTTCGAGCTTGTCAAACCTTACCGCACAATTCGGACCCATTGAGAACTAAAATTGTAACAAATGCGCCAACGAACGGGGCCAGACATCTGTAAAAGGATACCACCTGGCTTGATACACTCAGTCGTTCTTGACGTTGGGGTAAAGAGCATGGCCGGTATAGGTGTAGTTCGCGTCTAGGTAGATGTGGGCGACCTGGTGTTGCCCGTTGGCCGTCTGGATCACGGTCTTGAGTCGGGTCGTGGCATGGTTGGCTCGGTCACTGCGGCTCGTATGCCGTCCGGTCCTGTCATCATGGCCCACAGGTGTCAGTCGTCTGTCCGTTCCAGTGATGACTATCTTACCTACCATATCTCCATTGTGAGAAAGCCTGCAAATTCAGCATCTTGAGCTGCTGTTTGAcaggcggcgaggatgccATTGGCTTGTGCTGGATTGCGGGGGGCGGTGCCCGCACGCCAGGTAACGGTTGGAGCCATGGTCGTCGCGTAAAAGGAAAGGGATGTAGACCTTGTTTACTTCGTATCAAGCCAACAACTATTCGATCTCTGGAGTGTGAGGTGAAAGGTAGTGAAGAGCTAATGGTCTGATTGATGCAAGTGCCAGAAGAGCTGCATATGTATACTCTTTCAGCCTTCGAAACCGCCTCCTGGCCgcaggttgttggggtctGACGTGTCATCGGCAGGGCCAATATTCTTTGTTCAACAGCCTAGGTCTGAAACCAGAATCAAAAGCCATCATTCCTTCCTATGGAGTTGTCTCAGACGGTTGCCAATTGTCGTGTTTCTATATGTCATAGGCGCCTATCACTAAGCAAGCCAGCCTTACCTACCGACACATGCACTCAGGTTCAACCCCACTCGGGGTAGCACAGCATAGAACTTGGTGATGATACTGCATAAGTGCCCGCTAACCACATACCCATTGGCCCCCAGAGAGACTTGGCGTCGCTAGGCGTTTCTTTAGCCAGCAAGGCttgcatgatgatggtggcatATTGGTGCGCCCTGTCGGCTTACGGTCTTGGAACTTTTACTCCTGATACCGGTAAATGATCATCCTTCTTTTTGATACTACCACAATATCAGGGCACCAAAGGAGCCGTGTCGTCCTTCCCAACTTCCTTGGAGCACACATCAGCCTCCGTCGACAGCAGCTTATGTGGCTTGTGACTTGGACTCTTTTTGTGAAACCCACGGATCGTTCAGGAGTTCAGAGGTCGTAGCCCTGTGATCAGGGTCAACCACCAGGAGTTTCCGAAGATAGCAACCAAGTGTTTCTAGCTCTGCCTCGCCAAA
This region includes:
- a CDS encoding uncharacterized protein (EggNog:ENOG503PH9R), translating into MAPTVTWRAGTAPRNPAQANGILAACQTAAQDAEFAGFLTMEIWTGRHTSRSDRANHATTRLKTVIQTANGQHQVAHIYLDANYTYTGHALYPNVKND